The proteins below come from a single Kitasatospora sp. NBC_00315 genomic window:
- a CDS encoding pirin family protein yields the protein MTDAATRPRTDLRRTAERYLSTHAQGVETRHAFSFSGHYDPRNTHFGALLACNEERLAPGAGYEEHRHRDTEILTYVLEGALAHRDGEGHSGVVRPGMVQHLGAGSGVTHTERNVGGAEVPVRFVQMWLQPDVFDAPPVYGLRRVEPAADGLTLLASGLSRDADTPALRLRRSDAALWLATAGPWLPLPELPAAPYRYAHLTAGSLGFRTVRGPQGGGRSMEPGDSARITGEAFADPTAGEHGAELLVWEMHSPVSYG from the coding sequence GTGACCGACGCCGCCACCCGCCCCCGCACCGACCTGCGCCGCACCGCCGAGCGCTATCTCTCGACCCACGCGCAGGGCGTCGAGACCAGGCACGCGTTCTCCTTCTCCGGCCACTACGACCCGAGGAACACCCACTTCGGCGCGCTGCTGGCGTGCAACGAGGAGCGGCTCGCGCCCGGCGCCGGCTACGAGGAGCACCGCCACCGCGACACCGAGATCCTCACCTACGTGCTGGAGGGCGCGCTGGCCCACCGGGACGGCGAGGGCCACAGCGGCGTGGTGCGCCCGGGCATGGTGCAGCACCTCGGCGCGGGCTCGGGCGTCACGCACACCGAACGCAACGTCGGCGGGGCCGAGGTGCCGGTCCGCTTCGTCCAGATGTGGCTCCAGCCGGACGTATTCGACGCGCCCCCGGTCTACGGGCTGCGCCGGGTGGAGCCGGCCGCCGACGGGCTGACCCTGCTGGCCTCGGGCCTGTCGCGGGACGCGGACACCCCGGCCCTGCGGCTGCGCCGCTCGGACGCCGCGCTCTGGCTGGCCACGGCCGGCCCCTGGCTGCCGCTGCCCGAGCTGCCCGCCGCCCCGTACCGCTACGCCCACCTGACGGCGGGCTCACTGGGGTTTCGCACGGTGCGGGGGCCGCAGGGGGGCGGACGCTCGATGGAGCCCGGCGACAGTGCCCGGATCACCGGCGAGGCCTTCGCCGATCCGACGGCGGGCGAGCACGGCGCCGAGCTGCTGGTCTGGGAGATGCACTCACCGGTCTCCTACGGCTGA
- a CDS encoding ACP S-malonyltransferase: MLVIVAPGQGAQTPGFLSPWLEVDGVDDRLRGWSEVAGLDLVRYGTEASEEEIKDTAVAQPLLVAAGLVAARALFPDEVRARQLVGAVAGHSVGEITAAAGAGVLSAHDALTFVRERSLAMAEAAATTATGMAAVLGGDPELVAAKLAEHGLTAANNNGGGQIVAAGTLAQLEALKADPPAGSRLIPLKVAGAFHTEHMAPGVERLAKLAPTLEISDPAVAYVSNKDGEVVTSGAEVLGRLVSQVSNPVRWDLCMETLQQLGTTAVIELSPAGTLTNLLKRNLKGVATLALKTPADLDKAHALVAEHGRQENLA, from the coding sequence GTGCTCGTAATCGTCGCCCCTGGACAGGGTGCCCAGACCCCCGGATTCCTCAGCCCCTGGCTGGAGGTGGACGGCGTCGACGACCGCCTTCGTGGCTGGTCCGAGGTCGCCGGGCTCGACCTGGTGCGCTACGGAACCGAGGCCTCCGAGGAGGAGATCAAGGACACCGCGGTGGCCCAGCCGCTGCTGGTGGCCGCCGGCCTGGTGGCCGCCCGGGCGCTGTTCCCGGACGAGGTCCGGGCCCGGCAGCTGGTCGGCGCGGTCGCCGGCCACAGCGTCGGTGAGATCACCGCCGCCGCCGGCGCCGGTGTGCTCAGCGCCCATGACGCCCTCACCTTCGTCCGCGAGCGCAGTCTGGCGATGGCCGAGGCCGCCGCCACCACCGCGACCGGCATGGCCGCCGTCCTCGGCGGGGATCCGGAGCTGGTCGCGGCCAAGCTCGCCGAGCACGGTCTCACCGCGGCCAACAACAACGGCGGCGGCCAGATCGTCGCGGCCGGCACCCTGGCGCAGCTGGAGGCCCTCAAGGCCGACCCGCCGGCCGGCTCCCGGCTGATCCCGCTCAAGGTGGCGGGCGCCTTCCACACCGAGCACATGGCTCCGGGCGTGGAGCGGCTGGCGAAGCTGGCCCCGACCCTGGAGATCTCCGACCCGGCGGTCGCGTACGTCTCCAACAAGGACGGCGAGGTCGTGACCTCCGGCGCCGAGGTGCTCGGCCGGCTGGTCTCCCAGGTCTCCAACCCCGTCCGCTGGGATCTCTGCATGGAGACGCTGCAGCAGCTGGGTACGACCGCGGTGATCGAGCTCTCGCCCGCCGGGACCCTCACCAACCTGCTCAAGCGCAACCTCAAGGGCGTCGCGACGCTCGCCCTGAAGACCCCGGCCGATCTCGACAAGGCGCACGCGCTCGTGGCCGAGCACGGCCGTCAGGAGAACCTCGCATGA
- the fabF gene encoding beta-ketoacyl-ACP synthase II has protein sequence MTAENRTVVVTGIGAFTPLGGDAASTWEGLLAGRSGVNVLTEEWAADLPVRIAARTAVEPGEILPRPLARKLDRSAQFALIAAREAWADAGYETPATDVSSKLAPERLGAVIASGIGGVTTLLDQYDVLKEKGVRKVSPHTVPMLMPNSPAANVGLEVGARAGVHTPVSACASGAEAIGYAIEMIRSGRADVVVAGGTEAAIHPLPIVAFANMMAMSKNNDEPQRASRPYDKARDGFVLGEGAGVVVLESAEHAAARGARIYAEAVGQGLSSDAHHIAQPEPTGAGVARALADLFDRNQLDKAEIVHVNAHATSTPQGDTAELKALRKELGEHLDHIAISATKSMTGHLLGGAGGIETVATVLALYNRLAPPTINVEHLDDDVDADIVTGEPRKLPEGPIAALNNSFGFGGHNVVLAFRSV, from the coding sequence GTGACCGCTGAAAACCGCACCGTGGTCGTCACGGGTATCGGCGCCTTCACGCCGCTGGGCGGCGACGCCGCCTCCACCTGGGAGGGCCTGCTCGCCGGCCGCTCCGGGGTGAACGTCCTGACCGAGGAGTGGGCCGCCGACCTCCCCGTCCGGATCGCCGCGCGCACCGCCGTCGAACCGGGCGAGATCCTTCCCCGGCCGCTGGCCCGCAAGCTGGACCGCTCCGCGCAGTTCGCGCTGATCGCCGCCCGCGAGGCCTGGGCCGACGCCGGCTACGAGACGCCGGCCACCGACGTGTCCTCCAAGCTCGCCCCCGAGCGCCTGGGCGCCGTGATCGCCTCCGGCATCGGCGGCGTGACCACCCTGCTCGACCAGTACGACGTGCTGAAGGAGAAGGGCGTCCGCAAGGTCTCCCCGCACACCGTCCCGATGCTGATGCCCAACTCCCCGGCGGCCAACGTCGGCCTGGAGGTCGGCGCTCGCGCGGGCGTGCACACCCCCGTCTCCGCCTGTGCCTCCGGCGCCGAGGCGATCGGCTACGCGATCGAGATGATCCGCAGTGGCCGCGCCGACGTCGTGGTGGCCGGCGGCACCGAGGCGGCGATCCACCCGCTGCCGATCGTGGCCTTCGCCAACATGATGGCGATGTCCAAGAACAACGACGAGCCGCAGCGCGCGTCCCGCCCGTACGACAAGGCCCGGGACGGCTTCGTGCTCGGCGAGGGCGCCGGCGTGGTCGTGCTGGAGTCCGCCGAGCACGCCGCCGCGCGCGGTGCCCGGATCTACGCCGAGGCGGTGGGCCAGGGCCTCTCCTCGGACGCCCACCACATCGCGCAGCCGGAGCCGACCGGCGCGGGCGTGGCCCGTGCGCTGGCCGACCTGTTCGACCGCAACCAGCTGGACAAGGCCGAGATCGTGCACGTCAACGCGCACGCCACCTCAACCCCGCAGGGCGACACCGCCGAGCTGAAGGCGCTGCGCAAGGAGCTCGGTGAGCACCTCGACCACATCGCCATCTCGGCGACCAAGTCGATGACCGGCCACCTGCTGGGCGGCGCCGGCGGCATCGAGACCGTCGCCACCGTGCTGGCCCTGTACAACCGGCTGGCCCCGCCGACCATCAACGTCGAGCACCTGGACGACGACGTGGACGCGGACATCGTGACGGGCGAGCCCCGCAAGCTGCCCGAGGGCCCGATCGCCGCGCTGAACAACTCGTTCGGCTTCGGCGGCCACAACGTGGTGCTGGCCTTCCGCAGCGTCTGA
- a CDS encoding LCP family protein, giving the protein MGDPTSGHREDRAEARTERVGPRRRRIIRTAVGLAAVLVLSTAGAGAWFYHRLDNNITTFDPGGVATSRPPAPVPVTPGARLPVNVLVLGSDTREDGNDQLGGGDVGVGHSDTAILLHIYADHRHAVGVSIPRDTLVTIPACKLASGQWSTPHTNRMFNEAFTVGEFPKGNPACTQNTVEALTGLRIDHTVVVDFRGVAAMTEAINGVDVCVPNAVDSHDIHLAKGPQKISGQPAVDFLRARYGFGDNSDIGRMKRQQAFLSSMIKKVQGEGFSLTTLLPLADAATRSLTVDAGLGTAMKLVDFAQSLQNIKLSDITFVTTPWRFSGERVALVHPDVDTLWALLREDRTLDGRPTGQVTDPASAAPSGASTDPDAPSTGSSAEASTGASTADHASPATPTPASADTSIVLVDGTNAAGPATRTADTLRARGYRNVTIGATGGGRLTTEIAYTPGSRAAAEQLAALFPGARLTADSGEAAEGVVITLGRDQRAAATSATASTASAAPTGIPSSIPSGIADNTRSAATDPCADLTFG; this is encoded by the coding sequence ATGGGCGATCCCACGAGCGGCCACCGCGAGGACCGGGCCGAGGCCCGTACCGAACGGGTCGGGCCGCGGCGCAGGCGGATCATCCGGACCGCCGTCGGCCTCGCCGCCGTCCTGGTGCTCTCCACCGCCGGTGCGGGCGCCTGGTTCTACCACCGCCTCGACAACAACATCACCACCTTCGACCCGGGCGGCGTGGCCACCAGCCGCCCGCCGGCGCCCGTTCCGGTCACCCCCGGCGCCCGGCTGCCGGTGAACGTGCTCGTCCTCGGCTCCGACACCCGCGAGGACGGGAACGACCAGCTCGGCGGCGGCGACGTGGGCGTCGGGCACTCCGACACGGCGATCCTGCTGCACATCTACGCCGACCACCGGCACGCCGTCGGTGTGTCGATACCCCGGGACACCCTGGTGACCATCCCGGCCTGCAAGCTGGCGAGCGGCCAGTGGAGCACGCCGCACACCAACCGGATGTTCAACGAGGCCTTCACCGTCGGCGAGTTCCCCAAGGGCAACCCGGCCTGCACCCAGAACACCGTGGAGGCGCTCACCGGCCTGCGGATCGACCACACCGTCGTGGTCGACTTCCGGGGCGTCGCGGCCATGACCGAGGCCATCAACGGCGTGGACGTCTGCGTGCCGAACGCGGTCGACTCGCACGACATCCACCTCGCCAAGGGCCCGCAGAAGATATCCGGCCAGCCGGCCGTCGACTTCCTGCGCGCCCGCTACGGCTTCGGCGACAACTCCGACATCGGCCGGATGAAGCGCCAGCAGGCCTTCCTCTCCTCGATGATCAAGAAGGTCCAGGGCGAGGGCTTCTCGCTCACCACCCTGCTCCCGCTGGCCGACGCCGCCACCCGCTCGCTGACCGTCGACGCGGGCCTGGGCACCGCGATGAAGCTGGTCGACTTCGCCCAGTCGCTGCAGAACATCAAGCTGTCGGACATCACCTTCGTCACCACTCCCTGGCGGTTCTCGGGCGAGCGGGTCGCCCTGGTCCACCCGGACGTGGACACCCTGTGGGCCCTGCTGCGCGAGGACCGGACGCTGGACGGCCGGCCCACCGGCCAGGTCACCGACCCGGCCTCCGCCGCACCCTCCGGCGCCTCCACCGACCCGGACGCGCCGTCCACCGGCTCGTCCGCCGAAGCGTCGACCGGCGCCTCCACCGCCGACCACGCCTCACCCGCCACACCCACCCCGGCGTCGGCCGACACCTCGATCGTGCTCGTCGACGGGACGAACGCGGCGGGGCCGGCCACCCGTACCGCCGACACGCTGCGGGCCAGGGGCTACCGCAACGTCACGATCGGCGCCACCGGCGGTGGCCGGCTCACCACCGAGATCGCCTACACCCCCGGCAGCCGGGCCGCCGCGGAGCAGCTCGCCGCGCTCTTCCCCGGCGCCCGGCTCACCGCCGACAGCGGCGAGGCGGCCGAGGGCGTGGTGATCACCCTCGGCCGCGACCAGCGGGCGGCCGCCACGAGCGCCACGGCTTCCACGGCCTCCGCGGCCCCCACCGGCATACCGTCGAGCATCCCGTCCGGCATCGCCGACAACACCCGCAGCGCCGCCACCGACCCTTGCGCCGACCTCACCTTCGGCTGA
- a CDS encoding serine hydrolase domain-containing protein produces MQSLRMIEDWPVPHAATAVVRGADGALLGADGPQERPFPLASVTKLLSAYAALVAVEEGVFELDDPAGPQGSTVRHLLAHTSGLAFDEHRSMAAPGTRRLYSNAGFDVLADTLAKASGIPFAQYAAEAVFEPLGMRATYLDTAHRAPAGAGGVSTVADLCRFAAELQAPRLLDPSTVEAATRVVAFPGLSGVLPGFGHRRPNDWGLGFEIRGDKAPHWTGDASSAATFGHFGQSGTFLWVDPAAGAACVALTDRDFGPWAAEAWPAFTDAVLAELDG; encoded by the coding sequence ATGCAGAGCTTGCGGATGATCGAGGACTGGCCGGTGCCCCACGCGGCGACCGCCGTGGTACGCGGCGCGGACGGCGCACTGCTCGGCGCGGACGGCCCGCAGGAACGGCCGTTCCCGCTCGCGTCGGTGACCAAGCTGCTCAGCGCGTACGCGGCGCTGGTCGCGGTCGAGGAGGGCGTCTTCGAGCTGGACGATCCGGCCGGACCGCAGGGGTCGACGGTCCGTCACCTGCTCGCCCACACCTCCGGACTCGCCTTCGACGAGCACCGGTCGATGGCCGCGCCGGGCACCCGGCGGCTGTACTCCAACGCCGGCTTCGACGTCCTCGCCGACACCCTCGCCAAGGCGTCGGGCATCCCGTTCGCGCAGTACGCGGCGGAGGCGGTGTTCGAGCCGCTGGGCATGCGGGCGACGTACCTGGACACCGCGCACCGCGCACCGGCCGGGGCCGGCGGCGTCTCCACCGTCGCCGACCTGTGCCGCTTCGCCGCCGAGTTGCAGGCCCCGCGCCTGCTGGACCCTTCGACCGTCGAGGCGGCCACCCGGGTGGTCGCCTTCCCGGGGCTCAGCGGCGTGCTGCCCGGCTTCGGGCACCGCCGGCCCAACGACTGGGGCCTCGGCTTCGAGATCCGCGGCGACAAGGCCCCGCACTGGACGGGCGACGCCAGCTCGGCCGCCACCTTCGGGCACTTCGGGCAGTCCGGCACCTTCCTCTGGGTCGACCCGGCCGCCGGGGCCGCCTGCGTGGCCCTCACCGACCGCGACTTCGGCCCGTGGGCGGCCGAAGCCTGGCCGGCGTTCACCGACGCCGTGCTGGCCGAGCTCGACGGCTGA
- a CDS encoding NADP-dependent oxidoreductase, with protein sequence MAEQASPTTAREWHLVARPQGWPTPADFALVEAPVRRPGPGEILVRNEYLSVDPYMRGRLNDVKSYVPPYELGKVMDGGAVGRVVASEAEGIEVGDAVLHGLGWREYATLDAERAVKVDAQAAPLSYYLGVLGMPGLTAYAGLLAVADLKPGDSVFVSGAAGAVGSLVGQIARLKGASRVVGSAGSAEKVAKLTGDYGFDAAFNYKDGPVREQLEKAAPEGIDVYFDNVGGDHLEAAIHSLNAHGRAVLCGAIAQYNATEAPAGPRNLALAIGKRLRLEGLLVRDHAALQPQFTAEMAGWLRDGSISYDETVTEGVESALDAFIDLLRGGNTGKMVVRLAS encoded by the coding sequence ATGGCAGAGCAGGCATCGCCCACCACCGCCCGCGAATGGCACCTCGTCGCCCGCCCGCAGGGCTGGCCCACGCCGGCCGACTTCGCGCTGGTCGAGGCACCGGTGCGCCGGCCCGGGCCGGGCGAGATCCTGGTCCGCAACGAGTACCTCTCCGTCGACCCCTACATGCGCGGCCGGCTCAACGACGTCAAGTCGTACGTGCCCCCGTACGAGCTCGGCAAGGTCATGGACGGCGGCGCGGTCGGTCGTGTGGTCGCCTCCGAGGCCGAGGGCATCGAGGTCGGGGACGCCGTCCTGCACGGGCTCGGCTGGCGCGAGTACGCGACCCTGGACGCCGAGCGCGCGGTGAAGGTGGACGCGCAGGCGGCCCCGCTGTCGTACTACCTCGGCGTGCTGGGCATGCCCGGTCTGACCGCCTACGCGGGCCTGCTGGCGGTCGCGGACCTCAAGCCGGGCGACAGCGTGTTCGTCTCCGGCGCGGCCGGCGCGGTCGGCTCGCTGGTCGGCCAGATCGCGCGGCTCAAGGGGGCCTCCCGGGTGGTCGGCTCGGCCGGCTCGGCGGAGAAGGTCGCCAAGCTGACCGGTGACTACGGTTTCGACGCCGCCTTCAACTACAAGGACGGCCCGGTCCGCGAGCAGCTGGAGAAGGCCGCCCCCGAGGGCATCGACGTCTACTTCGACAACGTCGGCGGTGACCACCTGGAGGCCGCGATCCACTCGCTCAACGCGCACGGCCGCGCGGTGCTCTGCGGCGCGATCGCGCAGTACAACGCCACCGAGGCCCCGGCCGGTCCGCGCAACCTGGCGCTCGCCATCGGCAAGCGGCTGCGCCTGGAGGGCCTGCTGGTGCGCGACCACGCCGCGCTCCAGCCGCAGTTCACCGCCGAGATGGCCGGCTGGCTGCGCGACGGCAGCATCAGCTACGACGAGACCGTGACGGAGGGGGTGGAGAGCGCCCTCGACGCCTTCATCGACCTGCTGCGCGGCGGCAACACCGGCAAGATGGTGGTCCGGCTCGCCTCCTGA
- a CDS encoding beta-ketoacyl-ACP synthase III — protein sequence MSTPQIRPVTGAAYSRIHGVGGYRPVRVIPNAEVLNWIDSSDEWIRTRSGIAERRWAGPEETVAEMSVQAAGKAIAQSGIAAEQIGAVIVATVSHLKQTPAIATEIAQRLGCGTAPAFDISAACAGFGYGLGLADGMIRGGSAEYVLVIGVERLSDLTDTSDRSTAFIFGDGAGAAVVGPSDTPGIGKVVWGSDGSQKDVITQTQAWDTAFAKEDAVNGAGDEVKWPALRMEGQAVFRWAVWEMAKVAQQALDAAGITAEQLGAFIPHQANMRITDAMIKALKLPASVPVARDIAETGNTSAASIPLAMERMLESGEARSGDLALIIGFGAGLVYAAAVVTLP from the coding sequence ATGAGCACCCCCCAGATCCGGCCGGTCACCGGCGCGGCGTACTCCCGGATCCACGGCGTGGGCGGCTACCGCCCCGTCCGGGTGATCCCGAACGCCGAGGTCCTGAACTGGATCGACTCCTCGGACGAGTGGATCCGGACCCGCAGCGGAATCGCCGAGCGCCGCTGGGCCGGCCCGGAGGAGACCGTCGCCGAGATGTCGGTGCAGGCGGCCGGCAAGGCGATCGCGCAGTCCGGGATCGCGGCCGAGCAGATCGGCGCCGTGATCGTGGCGACCGTCTCGCACCTGAAGCAGACCCCGGCCATCGCCACCGAGATCGCCCAGCGGCTCGGCTGCGGCACCGCCCCCGCCTTCGACATCTCGGCGGCCTGCGCCGGCTTCGGCTACGGCCTGGGCCTGGCCGACGGCATGATCCGCGGCGGCAGCGCCGAGTACGTGCTGGTGATCGGTGTCGAGCGGCTCAGCGACCTGACCGACACCTCGGACCGCTCGACCGCGTTCATCTTCGGTGACGGCGCCGGCGCGGCCGTCGTCGGCCCGTCCGACACCCCCGGGATCGGCAAGGTCGTCTGGGGCTCGGACGGCTCGCAGAAGGACGTCATCACGCAGACCCAGGCCTGGGACACCGCCTTCGCCAAGGAGGACGCCGTCAACGGCGCCGGCGACGAGGTCAAGTGGCCGGCTCTGCGGATGGAGGGCCAGGCGGTCTTCCGCTGGGCCGTCTGGGAGATGGCCAAGGTCGCCCAGCAGGCGCTGGACGCCGCCGGGATCACCGCCGAACAGCTCGGCGCGTTCATCCCGCACCAGGCCAACATGCGGATCACCGATGCCATGATCAAGGCGCTCAAGCTGCCCGCGTCGGTACCGGTGGCCCGTGACATCGCCGAGACCGGCAACACCTCGGCGGCCTCCATCCCGCTGGCGATGGAACGCATGCTGGAGAGCGGAGAGGCCCGCAGCGGCGACCTCGCCCTGATCATCGGGTTCGGGGCGGGTCTGGTCTACGCGGCGGCAGTCGTTACGCTCCCCTAG
- a CDS encoding DUF3145 domain-containing protein has protein sequence MTTRGVLYIHSAPRALCPHVEWAVAGVLGVRVSLDWIRQPAAPGHWRAEFSWQGEPGTASKLASALRGWQLMRYEVTSEPCATAEGERFSSTPGLGIFHAVTGIHGDILIPEDRLRAVLLRARNEGTDLEADIARLLGKPWDDELEPFRYAGEGAPVRWLHQVV, from the coding sequence GTGACGACACGTGGAGTCCTGTACATCCACTCAGCGCCCCGCGCGCTGTGCCCGCACGTCGAGTGGGCGGTGGCGGGTGTGCTCGGTGTGCGGGTGAGCCTCGACTGGATCCGCCAGCCGGCCGCACCCGGCCACTGGCGCGCCGAGTTCTCCTGGCAGGGGGAGCCCGGCACCGCGTCGAAGCTCGCCTCCGCCCTGCGGGGCTGGCAGCTGATGCGGTACGAGGTGACCAGCGAGCCCTGCGCGACGGCCGAGGGCGAGCGCTTCAGCAGCACGCCCGGCCTCGGCATCTTCCACGCCGTGACGGGCATCCACGGTGACATCCTGATCCCCGAGGACCGGCTGCGCGCCGTCCTGCTGCGGGCCCGCAACGAGGGCACCGACCTGGAGGCCGACATCGCCAGGCTGCTCGGCAAGCCCTGGGACGACGAACTCGAACCCTTCCGGTACGCCGGCGAGGGCGCCCCGGTGCGCTGGCTGCACCAGGTGGTCTGA
- a CDS encoding MerR family transcriptional regulator, producing MVTLAPSDSGPRSCTDAYSTPDSAPDRNPRHTIGEVAAASGLTAHTLRWYERIGLLDPVDRSYSGQRRYSDGDLARLAFLGKLRLTGMPVADMLRYVELARLGEATFHERRELLVAHREEVRQRLSDLHATLAVLDHKIDLYSRRQTSDTRPRDGQRVGVSPADTHVTSDQRKSA from the coding sequence ATGGTCACACTCGCTCCGTCCGACTCCGGCCCGCGCAGCTGCACGGACGCCTACAGCACGCCGGACAGCGCGCCCGACCGGAACCCGCGGCACACCATCGGGGAGGTCGCGGCGGCCAGCGGCCTCACCGCCCACACGCTGCGCTGGTACGAGCGGATCGGCCTGCTCGACCCGGTGGACCGGTCCTACTCCGGCCAGCGCCGCTACAGCGACGGTGATCTCGCCCGGCTGGCCTTCCTCGGCAAGCTGCGGCTGACCGGGATGCCGGTCGCCGACATGCTGCGGTACGTCGAGCTGGCCCGCCTGGGCGAGGCGACCTTCCACGAGCGGCGCGAGCTGCTGGTCGCCCACCGCGAGGAGGTCCGGCAGCGACTGTCCGACCTGCACGCGACGCTCGCCGTCCTCGACCACAAGATCGATCTCTACTCCCGCAGGCAGACCTCGGACACCCGGCCCCGTGACGGGCAGCGCGTCGGAGTGTCGCCCGCGGACACCCACGTCACCTCCGACCAGAGGAAGAGCGCATGA
- a CDS encoding PucR family transcriptional regulator, which yields MTAQERKQAAERAERRVATLKRLERSSGKLASAAIARMDDQLGWYRRMPPEHRSWIGLVAQAGIAAFTEWYRHPDAPQAISTDVFGTAPRELTRAITLRQTVELIRTTIEVMEEAIEEVAAPGDEADMRESVLVYAREIAFATAQVYAQAAEARGAWDARLEALVVNSLLSGDADEGVLSRAAALGWGQPSQVRVVMGSAPDGDSELVVEAIRRAARYAKLHVLTGVLGKRLVVVVGGDKEPVHAARALIGQFAPGPVVVGPTVGDLLSATRSAHAAAAGLRACAAWPDAPRPVLADDLLPERALAGDQAARRQLVEEIYTPLDEAGSALLETLSVYLEQASSLEGAARMLFVHPNTVRYRLRRVTDVTGYAPSDVRSAFTLRIALALGRLGTVGEQS from the coding sequence CTGACCGCGCAGGAGCGCAAGCAGGCCGCCGAGCGGGCCGAGCGGCGGGTCGCGACGCTCAAGCGGCTGGAGCGCTCCTCGGGCAAGCTCGCCTCGGCCGCGATCGCCCGGATGGACGACCAGCTGGGCTGGTACCGGCGGATGCCGCCGGAGCACCGCTCCTGGATCGGCCTGGTCGCCCAGGCGGGCATCGCCGCCTTCACCGAGTGGTACCGGCACCCGGACGCCCCGCAGGCCATCTCGACCGACGTCTTCGGCACCGCGCCGCGCGAGCTGACCAGGGCGATCACCCTGCGGCAGACCGTCGAGCTGATCCGCACCACCATCGAGGTGATGGAGGAGGCCATCGAGGAGGTGGCCGCTCCCGGCGACGAGGCCGACATGCGCGAGTCGGTCCTGGTGTACGCCCGGGAGATCGCCTTCGCGACGGCCCAGGTGTACGCCCAGGCCGCCGAGGCGCGCGGCGCCTGGGACGCCCGGCTGGAGGCCCTGGTCGTCAACTCGCTGCTCTCCGGTGACGCGGACGAGGGAGTGCTCTCCCGGGCGGCCGCGCTCGGCTGGGGTCAGCCGAGCCAGGTGCGGGTGGTGATGGGCAGTGCCCCGGACGGCGACAGCGAGCTCGTGGTGGAGGCGATCCGACGGGCCGCCAGGTACGCCAAGCTGCACGTTTTGACCGGGGTGCTGGGCAAGCGCCTGGTCGTGGTGGTCGGCGGCGACAAGGAGCCGGTGCACGCGGCCCGGGCGCTGATCGGCCAGTTCGCGCCCGGCCCGGTGGTGGTCGGCCCGACCGTCGGCGACCTGCTGTCGGCGACCAGGTCCGCGCACGCCGCAGCGGCCGGCCTGCGGGCCTGCGCGGCCTGGCCGGACGCGCCGCGCCCCGTCCTGGCGGACGACCTGCTGCCCGAACGGGCCCTGGCCGGGGACCAGGCGGCGCGCCGTCAGCTGGTGGAGGAGATCTACACACCACTGGACGAGGCGGGTTCGGCACTGCTGGAGACGCTCAGCGTCTACCTGGAACAGGCCTCCTCGCTGGAGGGCGCGGCCAGGATGCTCTTCGTCCACCCCAACACGGTGCGCTACCGGCTCCGACGTGTGACAGACGTCACGGGCTATGCTCCCTCCGACGTCCGTTCGGCCTTCACGCTGCGCATCGCGCTCGCGCTCGGCCGACTGGGCACGGTCGGGGAGCAGAGCTGA
- a CDS encoding MarR family winged helix-turn-helix transcriptional regulator — MDTLPTEVASPPPTDAITREVVDLMAHLVALFHREYEEAAAARSLTGAQAKVLALLRRGPMPMRHIAQTLSCEPSNITGIVDRLESRGFVTREADQHDRRVKLVAATDAGTAASEELRDSLNFAREPLATLAPDERAVLRDLLRRMLDGVGPAALPDRTD; from the coding sequence ATGGACACGCTGCCGACCGAGGTCGCCTCCCCGCCGCCGACCGACGCGATCACCCGTGAGGTCGTCGACCTCATGGCGCATCTGGTCGCGCTCTTCCATCGCGAGTACGAGGAGGCCGCCGCCGCCCGCTCGCTGACCGGCGCCCAGGCCAAGGTGCTGGCGCTGCTGCGCCGGGGGCCGATGCCGATGCGCCACATCGCCCAGACCCTGAGCTGCGAGCCGTCCAACATCACGGGCATCGTGGACCGGCTGGAGTCCCGCGGGTTCGTCACCCGGGAGGCCGACCAGCACGACCGCCGGGTGAAGCTGGTCGCCGCCACCGACGCCGGCACCGCCGCCTCGGAGGAGCTGCGCGACTCGCTGAACTTCGCCCGCGAGCCGCTCGCCACCCTGGCCCCGGACGAGCGCGCCGTGCTGCGCGACCTGCTGCGCCGGATGCTCGACGGCGTCGGCCCCGCGGCGCTCCCGGACCGGACGGACTGA
- a CDS encoding acyl carrier protein yields MATKDEVLEGLAEIVNEIAGIPAEDVELDKSFTDDLDVDSLSMVEVVVAAEERFEVKIPDDEVKNLKTVGDAVDYILANA; encoded by the coding sequence ATGGCTACCAAGGACGAGGTCCTGGAAGGTCTCGCTGAGATCGTCAACGAGATCGCCGGTATCCCGGCCGAGGACGTCGAGCTCGACAAGTCCTTCACGGACGACCTGGACGTCGACTCGCTGTCCATGGTCGAGGTCGTCGTGGCCGCCGAGGAGCGGTTCGAGGTCAAGATCCCGGACGACGAGGTCAAGAACCTGAAGACCGTCGGCGACGCCGTGGACTACATCCTCGCCAACGCCTGA